GCGCCGTCGTGGCCCCGGGGGCCCGGTTGTCCGCCGGCACCGTCGTCCACGCCGACGCACGCATCGCAGCGGGGACACGACTGGAGTCGGCCGTCGTGCTCCCCGGCGCACGGGTCGACGACCGCGCCGAGGTGGTCCGGTCGGTGCTCGGTCGCGGCGCCCGCATCGGCGCTGCCGCCCACGTCGTCGACTCGGCGCTCGGCACCGGACAACAGGTGGCCCCGGGCGAGAACCTCACCGACGCCCTTCGTCCCGAGGCCTGACCTCGGTCTCGACCGCTCAGTGGGCGGCGTCGTGCCAGCTGTCCCCCAGCCCGATGGACACGTCCAGCGGGACGTCCATCTCGACCGCAGCGCCCATCTCGGCCCGGACCAGCTCCTCGACCTGCTCCGCCTCGCCGGACGCGACCTCGATGACCAGCTCGTCGTGCACCTGGAGCAGCACCCGCGAGCTCAGGGCCGTGCGGGTCAGGGCCTCGTCGACACGCAACATCGCCACCTTCATGATGTCGGCTGCGGACCCCTGGATCGGTGCATTGAGCGCCATCCGTTCCGCCATCTGGCGACGCTGACGGTTGTCGCTGTTCAGGTCGGGCAGGTACCGCCGCCGACCGAGCATCGTCTCGGTGTACCCGGTGGCGCGTGCACGGTCGACGATCTCCTCGAGGTAGTCGCGCACCCCGCCGAAGCGCTCGAAGTACTCCTCCATGAGCCCGCTCGCCTCGGCGGTGGAGATGCCCAGCTGCTTGGACAGGCCGAAGGCACTCAGCCCGTAGGCCAAGCCGTACGACATCGCCTTGACCTTGCTGCGCATCTCCGGCGAGACCTCCTCGGGCGGGACGGAGAAGACCCGGGCGCCGACGAAGCGGTGCAGGTCCTCACCGGTGCGGAAGGCCTCGATGAGCCCCTCGTCCCCGGACAGGTGCGCCATGACGCGCATCTCGATCTGGCTGTAGTCGGCCGACATCAGCGTCTCGAACCCGGGCCCGACCACGAAGACCTCGCGGATGCGTCGGCCCTCCTCGGTACGGATGGGGATGTTCTGCAGGTTGGGGTCGGTCGAGGACAGCCGTCCGGTGGCTGCGATCGTCTGCTGGTAGGTCGTGTGGATCCGCCCGTCGTCGGCGATGGACTTGATCAGCCCCTCGACGGTGACCCGGAGACGGGTGGCGTCACGATGGCGCAGCAGGGCCTCCAGGAAGGGGTGCTCCGTCTTGGCGTAGAGATCCGCGAGGGCATCCGCGTCCGTGGTGTACCCCGTCTTGGTCTTGCGGGTCTTGGGCAGACCGAGGGTGTCGAAGAGCACAGCCTGCAGCTGCTTCGGCGAGCCCAGGTTGATCTGCTCGTCGCCGATCGCCGCCCACGCGTCAGCCTGGGCGGCGGCCACCTTGCCGGCGAAGTCCGACTCGAGCCCGTCCAGGGCGGCGCGGTCCACGGCGATCCCGGCCGTCTCCATCTGGGCGAGTACCCCGACGACGGGCAGCTCCACCGCGCGCATCAGCTCGGTGCCACCGGTCTCCTCGACCTGCGCCTCGAGCACGTCGGCGAGTTCCGCGGCGGCTGTCGCACGGACCATCGCGCCCCGACCGGCCTCGGTGTCGTCCGCGGAGAAGTCCAGCATCCCCTGGTCCCGGGGCTCCTCGTCGCCACCGGAGAGGTCTCGGCCGAGGTGCCGGACCGCCAGGTCGGCCAGGTCGTAGGAACGCTGGTCCGGGCGGACGAGGTAGGCCGCGATGGCCGTGTCGACGGCGAGGCCGGCCAGGGGCAGCCCGGAGGCGGCGAGGGCGAGCATCGGGCCCTTGGCGTCGTGGAGCACCTTGGGACGCTCCGTGTCGGCGAGCCAGTCGCGCAGCGCCTTCTCGTCGGCACCGTCGAGACCGGGCACGCTGACGAACGCCGCCGTCCCGTCGACCGTGGCCAGGCCGAGGCCGCTGACCTCGCCGGTGCCCCGGCCCCACTCACCGATCACCTCGACACCCAGGCGGCCCGCGGCATGCTCCGCGAGCCAGCCGGCCACCTCGCCCTCGGCGAGGAGCGTGCCGTCGACCTCGATGCCACCGCTGACCTCGGTCTCGGCCGTGTCGAAGGTCGAGAAGAGGCGGTCGCGCAGGACCCGGAACTCGAGGCTGTCGAAGAGGGTGTGGACCTTCTCCCGGTCCCACTCCCGCCGCTCGACGTCGGCGACCTCGAGCGGGACGGGGGCGTCGCGCACCAGCGCGTTGAGACGTCGGTTGCGCAGGACCTGGTCGAGGTTGTCGCGCAGCGACTGCCCGGCCTTGCCACCGATCTGGTCGACCGCCGCAACGATCCCCTGGAGGTCACCGTGTGCAGTGATCCACTTCGCGGCCGTCTTCGGTCCGACTCCGGGGACACCCGGGAGGTTGTCGCTCGCCTCGCCGACGAGCGCCGCGAGGTCGCTGTACCGCTCCGGTCCGACCCCGTACTTATCCGTCACGGCAGCCGGAGTCATCCGGGCCAGGTCCGAGACGCCCTTCCTGGGGTAGAGCACGGTGGTGTGCTCGTCGATCAGCTGCAGGGTGTCGCGGTCACCGGAGCAGATGAGGACGTCCATCCCGCACTCGCGTCCCTGGGTCGCGAGGGTGGCGATGATGTCGTCCGCCTCGTAGCCCTCGAGCTGCAGATGGCTGATGTTCAACGCGTCCAGGACCTCCTGCAGCAGCGGGATCTGCCCGGCGAAGGCATCCGGGGTGGCGCTGCGGCCGGCCTTGTACTCGGCGTACTCCGCGCTGCGGAAGGTCGCGCGCGACACGTCGAAGGCCACGGCCACGTGAGTGGGGTCCTCGTCACGCAGCACGTTGATCAGCATCGCGACGAACCCGTACACGCCGTTGGTGTGCTGGCCGGTGCTCGTCGAGAAGTTCTCCGCCGGGAGGGCGAAGAAGGCACGGTAGGCCAGAGAATGTCCGTCCAGCAGCAGTAGTCGACTCACGCGCGCCAGCCTAAGCGCTTGTGCCGACAGCTCGTCCTCATGGCAGGCTGGTGCAAGACCACGACAGATGTAGGAGACATCGATGACCGAGACCAGCGCGCCCCGCGGGAAGACCGCCTTCTCCCTCGACGAGCTCAACGCCCACCGCGGCGCCCTCCCCGAGCGCATGGGCATCGAGATCCTCGAGGCGAGCCCGGAGCGGGTCGTCGCCCGCATGCCCGTCGAAGGCAACACACAGCCGTACGGCATCCTCCACGGAGGGGCGAGCGTCGTCCTCGCCGAGACGGTCGGGTCGATCGGTTCCGCGATGCACGGCGCCGGGTCGGGCAAGATCTCCGTCGGTCTGGACATCAACGCCACCCATCACCGGGCAGCGCGCGCCGGCTGGGTGACGGCGACGGCCGTACCGGTCACGCTCGGCGGGACGCTCGCCTGCTACGACATCACGATCACCGACGACAGCGGTCGCCGCACGTGCACCTCCCGGCTCACGTGCCTGCTGCGCGACCAGCCGCCCGGCGCCTGAGTGGTCCGCCGAGCCCTCCCGCACGCCCTCGATCCCCGCGACTGGGGCCCCGCGGACCGGTTCGTCGCCCTGGCCGTCCTCGCGGTCCTGCTCGCCCCACTCTTCGCGGTCGTCACGGCGATCTCCCACGACTGGGCACCCACCGGCGACGACGCCACCATCGCCCTGCGCAGCGCCGGGATCCTCGAGGGTCACCTTCCGCTGACCGGGATGCGCAGCACGGCCGGCAACGGCGTGGACGTCAGCCTCTCGACGCACCACCTCGGGCCGCTGCAGTTCTACCTGCTCGCGCTCCCCCTGGCCCTGGCCGGGGGCACCGCCTCGGGGATAGTGATCGGGGGCGGTCTCATCGCCGCCGTCGCATCCGTGCTCACCGTCGTGTGGGCACGCCGCCTCGGCGGAACCCTCGGAGTCGCCGTCTTCACCAGCGGCCTGCTCCTGGCGCAATGGGCGATCGGGCCGGCGGCGTTGTTCCGGCCACTCAACCCGTATGCGCCCCTGCTACCGACCTACCTCGCGCTCCTGCTCCTGTGGGCGCTGGCGCGTGGTGACCATCGGGCGCTGGCTCCCTTCGTCGTCGCCGTCTCGCTGCTGGCCCAGGGCAACCTCGCCTTCCTGCCGCTGGCCGGAGTCCTCGGGCTGGCCGCGGTCACGGTGGCCCTGTGGCCGCCCCGGGACCAACCCCGTCCGGCGAGCCGTCGATCCGGGGGGCCGCCCCGGGCCCGCCTCGTACGGGCCCACCGCCGGTCCCGCCGATGGGCCATCGGACTGGGCGTCCTCGTGTGGCTGCCGAGCATGCTCGAGCTGTTCGTCCACCAGCCGAACAACGTGCGCCAGTTCGTACGCTGGGCCACCGCGGGCTCCGGTGATCCGATCGGTGTGGTCGCCGGGCTCGAGCACCTGAGTCTGCTCGCACCCGTACCGGGCGGGTTCCGCCGCTACTCGCCGGACCTGCTGACCACGGGGACCCAGGTGGGCACGATCCTCGGGATCGTCGTGCTCCTCCTCCTCGTGGGGATCAGCACCGGGTGGCGGGTGCCCCAGGGCCGGGCGAGCAGCGCGTGGCCCGCTCGTGCCGCACTGGTGGCGAATGTCGGCATGATCGCGACCGCGTCCCGGTTGCCGGAGTGGCCGGCCGCCCCCTACTGGGTCATCACCTGGCTGCCGGTCGCGGCCTTCACCTGGGCCGCTCTGGTGTGGCGGGGCCTGGCCTACCTCGAGAACGCCACTCCCCGACTCCCGGCGCGGATCGCGATGCCACTGGCGGGCGGCCTCGTCGTCGGTGGTCTCGCTGCCTCCGTGCTCGCCGTGCCGCCCGACTGGTCGGAGAACCGCTCGATGAGCGCGGTCGCCAGCACGACCGTGTCCGAGATGGGCACCGGTCAAGGACGCGCCGTGCGCATCTCCGGCTTCGGGTTCGTGCCGACCCTCGGCGCAGCCCCGGCGATCGCCTGGGAAGCGCACCGGGCCGGGTGGGAGCCCCACTACCTGAGCTCCTGGCCCTTCGAGGAGGACGCCGAGTACCTCTGGGCCGGGACGGCCCCCGAGGAGGCGGACGAGCTCTTCGTCATCGACAGCACCGAGCCCGAGCTCCACGACGCCGTCCCCGGAGCGGCTCCAGAGATCGCCGCCGTTGACCTGGCCCACCGCGACGGGACCATCTCGGTCTACCGTGACACCGGTGCCACGCAGGGGCCCGACCAGTGACGACGAAGGGCGGATGAGTGGACTTCATCGGTGCGGGCACCGTCCTCAACGTCATCACGGTCGTCATCGGGGCCCTGGCCGGCATGGCCATCGGGGGACGGCTCCCACAGGCGACCCGCGACGTGGTCACCGACTGCCTCGGGCTGGTGACGCTCCTGATGGCGGCACTGTCGGTGATGGAGGTGCTCTCCCCGGCCCTGACCGCGGCCGTGGGGTCGAGCGCGCCGGTACTCATCGTCCTGGGCTCACTGCTCGTCGGCAGCATCCTCGGGTCCCTGGCCGGCATAGAGCGCCGTCTGGAGGCGCTCGCCGGACGGGTTCAGGGGTACCTGGGCCGGGGCCGGTCGGACCACGATGCCCGTGAACGATTCATCGAGGGGTGGCTGACCGCGAGCCTGCTCTTCTGCGTCGGCCCGTTGACGATCCTCGGCAGCCTGGATGACGGCCTCGGACGCGGTATCGACAAGCTCGCGCTGAAGTCCGCGCTGGACGGCTTCGCGGCGTTGGCCTTCGCCTCCACCTTCGGGATCGGGGTGCTCATGTCGGCCGTCAGCGTGGCGGTCGTCCAGGGGTCCCTGACCATCGCCGGAGTCGCACTCGGCGCCGTCCTGCCCGAGGCCCACATCGCCGCGCTGACCGCGACGGGAGGTCTGATCCTCGTCGGTATCGCCCTGCGGCTGCTCCGGATCCGTCAGATCCCGGTGGGTGACATGCTCCCGGCGCTGGTCGTCGCGCCGGTCCTCACGCACCTCGTGGTGGTCCTGGGGTAGATCAGGCCCTGTCCATGCCGGAGACGACCGCGTCGGCGACCTCACGCATGCCCAGACGTCGGTCCATCGCCGTCTTCTGGATCCACCGGAAGGCCTCCGCCTCGGAGATCTTCAACTTCTTCATCAGCACACCCTTGGCCTTCTCGACGGCCTTGCGGGTCTCGAGGCGCTCCCCGAGGTCCGCGACCTCGGACTCGAGGGCCTTCAGCTCCGCCCAGCGCGAGAGCGCCACCTCGACGGCCGGCGTGACGTCGGAGACGGTGAAGGGCTTGACGATGTAGGCCATCACGCCCGCGTCGCGAGCACGCTCGACGAGCTCCTTCTGCGAGAAGGCCGTGAGCATGATCACCGGACAGATCCGCTGCTCGCCGATCGTCTCGGCGGCGGTGAGCCCGTCCATGACCGGCATCTTGATGTCCATGATGATCAGGTCTGGTTGCAGCGACTCGGCCAGGGAGACGGCTTCCTCCCCGTTGCTGGCCTGCCCGACGACCTCGTACCCGGCCTCGGTGAGCATCTCGGCCAGGTCGAGGCGGATCAGCGCCTCGTCCTCGGCCAGCAGCACCCGCTGGCCCTGCCGGCCGTCCGTCTGCGCCGTCATGGTCCATCCTTCGTCGTTGAGTCGTACCTGGTGCCGAGGGCGGGACTCGAACCCGCACGCCCTTTCGGGCAGAGCATTTTGAGTGCTCCGTGTCTGCCATTCCACCACCCCGGCCGGAGTGCGCCGCAAGCATACCGACCCGCGGCGGTGATCCCGTCCTCAGCCCATCCCTCCGGGCAGGGCACCGTCCACGGTGGCGGCGTCCTCCTCGTAGGCGACCGCCGTCTTGTTCCTCGCGTCACCGATCCGGTGGACCCGCAAGGCATTCGTCGAGCCGGGCACCCCCGGAGGGGACCCGGCGACGATGACGACCAGGTCCCCTTCCGTGACCCAGCCCAGCCCGAGCAGGTGCTCGTCGACCTGGAGGGCATACTGGTCGGTGTGGGTCACCGGCCCGGTGAGGAAGGTCTGGATCCCCCAGACCAGGGACAGCTGGGACCGGGTGTCCTGCACGGGGGAGAAGGCGAGCATCGGCAGGCCGGAGCGCACCTGGGCCAGCCGACGGGCACTCCCGCCCAGCTGGGTGAAGGCGATGAGGTACTTGACCCCGAGGGCCTCCCCCACCTCCGCTGCCGCAGCAGTGACGACACCGCCCTGGGATGCGGGCGGTGCCATCAGGTCACGGATACGGCCCAGCCCCTCCTCCTCGGTCGCCTCGATGATCCGCGACATCGTCGTGACGACCTCGACGGGGAACTTGCCGACGGCCGTCTCCCCCGAGAGCATCAGCGCGTCGGCGCCGTCGAGCACGGCGTTGGCCGCGTCGGACGCCTCCGCCCGGGTCGGGCGGGCGTTGTCGATCATCGACTCGAGGACCTGCGTGGCCACGATGACCGGCTTGGCACGCTGGCGGCACAGCTCGACGGCCCGCTTCTGCACGATCGGCACCTCCTCGAGGGGCATCTCCACCCCCAGGTCGCCGCGGGCGACCATGATCCCGTCGAAGGCATCGATGATCGCCTCGAGTGCGTCCACCGCCTGTGGCTTCTCGATCTTGGCGATCACCGGCAGCCGCACCCCGACCTCGTCCATGATCTCGTGCACGCGGCCGATGTCGCGGGGCGAGCGCACGAAGCTCAGTGCGATGTAGTCCGCGCGCAGTCCCAGCGCCCAGCGCAGGTCCTCCTCGTCCTTCTCGGACAGGGCGGGGGCGCTCACGGCGGCACCGGGCAGGTTGATCCCCTTGTTGTCCGAGAGGGGACCGCCGTAGACGACGACGCAGCGCACCTCGGTCCCGTCGACCTCACGGACCGTCAGGCTGATCTTGCCGTCGTCGACGAGGACGCGGTCACCGGCGGCCACATCATCGGTCAGGCCGGGGTAGGTCGTACCGACGATCTGCTGGTCACCCCGGACGTCCCGGGTGCTGATCGTGAAGTGGTCCCCAGCCTTGAGGTGGATCGGTCCGTCGGCGAACCTGCCGATGCGGATCTTGGGGCCCTGCAGGTCGACGAGGACACCGACGGCGCGACCGACGGCGTCGCTGGCAGCACGCACGCTGCGGTAGTTCGCCTCGTGGATCGAGTGGTCACCGTGGGACAGGTTGAACCGCGCCACGTCGACGCCCGCGGTGACGAGCTCGCGGATGCGGTCGGGGGTGGAGGTCGAGGGGCCGAGCGTGGAGACGATCTTGGCGCGTCGCATGGTTCCACCCTATGCCGACCTCCCGGAGCCGCTCACGGCCCACCGATCCACGAAGGGGGCGGGACTCGCTGGGCGGTCACGCCCCCTTCGCCGACCGGCATCACGCCGTGAGCGGCCGGTCCGTGGGGTCGACGGGGCGGGGCAGCTGGGAGCTGCCCATGAGGAAGGCGTCCACGCCCTGTGCGGCGGCCCGTCCCTCGGCGATGGCCCAGACGATGAGCGACTGGCCGCGGCCGGCGTCACCGGCGACGAAGACACCCGGGACATCACTCTGGTAGTCGCGCCCGCGGACGATGTTCGAGCGCTCGTCCGTCGTCAGGTCCAGCTGGGCGACGATGCCCTCGGGCTCGGGACCCAGGAAACCCATCGCCAGCAGCACGAGTTGCGCGGGCAGCACCCGCTCGGTGCCCGCCACCGGCTCGAAACCGGAGTCGGTGCGCTCGACCTCGGTCAGCCGCAGCCCCGAGACCGCGCCGTGCTCGTCGCCGATGATCTCGGTGGTCGAGACCGCGTAGACGCGCTCGCCGCCCTCCTCGTGGGCCGAGGCGACCCGGAAGAGCATCGGGTAGGTCGGCCACGGCTGGCTGTCGGGACGCTCCGGCCCCGGCTGCGGCATGATCTCCAGACTGGTGACCGAGCGCGCCCCCTGGCGCAGCGAGGTGCCGAGGCAGTCGGCGCCGGTGTCACCGCCACCGATGATGATGACGTCCTTGTCCGCTGCCGTCACCTGTCCCTCGACCTCCTCGCCGAGGGCGACCCGGTTGGCCGGCGGCAGGAAGTCCATCGCCTGGACCACCCCGTCCAGCGCACGACCGGGAACGGGCAGGTCACGCGGCACGGTGGCACCCGTGGCGAGGACGACGGCGTCGTACCGGTCACGCAGCTGCTGACCGGTCAGCTCGCCACCGACGTCGACGCCGGAACGGAAGCGGGTGCCCTCGGCCTTCATCTGCTGGATGCGGCGGTCGACGATCCGCTTCTCCATCTTGAACTCCGGGATCCCGTAGCGCAGCAGCCCACCGGGCGCGTCGGCGCGCTCGTAGACCGCGACGGTGTGCCCGGCCCGGGTCAGCTGCTGGGCGGCGGCCAGCCCCGCGGGCCCGGAGCCGACCACGGCCACCGTCTTGCCGGTGAGACGGTCCGGGATCTGTGGCGGGACGTCACCGCGGCCGAAGGCCTGCTCGATGATGGTCACCTCGACCTGCTTGATCGTCACGGCCGGCTGGTTGATGCCCAGGACGCACGCGGTCTCGCACGGTGCGGGGCACAGACGACCCGTGAACTCCGGGAAGTTGTTCGTCGCGTGCAGCCGCTCGATCGCATCGTGCCAGTCGCCGCGGCGGGCGAGGTCGTTCCACTCCGGGATGAGGTTGCCCAGCGGGCAGCCCGAGTGGCAGAACGGGATGCCGCAGTCCATGCAGCGTCCGGCCTGGCGCTGCAGCTCGCCGGACTGCTGCTCCTCGTAGACCTCCTTCCAGTCCTTGATGCGCACGTCGACGGGGCGACGAGCGGGCAGCTCACGCTCGCGGGTGGTGAGAAAGCCGTGCGGGTCAGCCACGGGAAGCCTCCATGATCCGGTCCCAGACAAGCGGTCCGTCGACGTCGAGGCCCTCGGCCTCGGCATCGGCCCGCACGTCGAGGACGCGCTGGTAGTCGCGGGGAAGGACGAGCGAGATGCGGTCCAGGCCGCGTTCGGGGTCCGCCAGGAGCTCCGTGGCCACGGCTGAGCCGGTCTCCTCGAGGTGCTGGGTCAGCAGGTCGAGCACCACCTCCCGGTCAGCAGGGCGAAGGGGGGTGACGTCGACGAGCTCGCGGTTGACCAGCGACTCCTCGAGGTCGAGGACGAAGGCATTGCCGCCGGACATACCGGCCGCGAAGTTGCGGCCGGTGTGCCCGAGCACGAGGACGGTGCCACCGGTCATGTACTCGCACCCGTGGTCGCCGACGCCCTCCACCACGGCGACGGCACCGGAGTTGCGGACGCAGAAGCGCTCGCCGACGACTCCGCGCAGGAAGAGCTGTCCGGACGTCGCTCCGTAGCCGATGACGTTGCCCGCGATGACGTTGTCCTCGGCGACGAAATTCGCATCCTCCGGTGGCCGCACGATGATCCGACCACCGGAGAGGCCCTTGCCCACGTAGTCGTTGGCATCGCCGAGCATGCGCAGCGTGATTCCTGCCGGCAGGAACGCGCCCAGGCTCTGACCGGCCGAGCCGGTCAGGGTCAGGGTGATCGTTCCGTCGGGCAGCCCCTCGGGGCTGCGCTTGGTCACCTCGTGGCCGAGCATCGTGCCCAGGGTGCGGTTGACGTTGCGCACCGGCACCTCGGCCGCGACCGTCGTGCCATCGGCCAGGGCCGGCGCGGCGAGCTCGATCAGTCGGTGGTCGAGGGCGTCCTCGAGCCCATGGTCCTGGGCGCGGCCGTGCCGCACACCGGACCCGTCGAAGGAGCTGACCTCGGCGAAGATCGGCCCGAGGTCGAGTCCGGAGGCCTTCCAGTGGTCAACGGCCCGCCGGGTGTCGAGCAGGTCGACCCGACCGATCGCCTCGTCGAGAGTGCGCATGCCCAGGCCGGCGAGCAGCTCACGCACCTCCTGCGCGATGTACTCGAAGAAGGTCTCGACGAACTCCGGTGTGCCGGAGTAGCGCTCCCGCAGTTGCGGGTTCTGGGTCGCGATCCCCACCGGACAGGTGTCCAGATGGCACACCCGCATGAGGATGCAGCCACTGACGACGAGGGGTGCGGTCGCGAAGCCGAACTCCTCGGCACCGAGCAGCGCCCCGACCATCACGTCCCGACCGGTCTTGATCTGACCATCCACCTGGACGGCGATCCGGTCCCGGAGGCCGTTGAGCACGAGGGTCTGCTGGGTCGAGGCGAGGCCGAGCTCCCACGGTCCCCCGGCGTGCTTGAGCGACGTCAGCGGTGAGGCGCCGGTCCCGCCGTCGTGCCCGGAGATGAGCACGACGTCGGCGTGGGCCTTGCTCACACCGGCGGCGACCGTGCCGACGCCGACCTCGCTGACCAGCTTCACGTGTACCCGCGCCTGCGGGTTCGCGTTCTTCAGGTCATGGATCAGCTGCGCGAGGTCCTCGATCGAGTAGATGTCGTGGTGGGGCGGAGGGCTGATCAGGCCGACGCCGGGGGTGGAGTGCCGGGTGCTGGCCACCCATGGATACACCTTCGGCCCGGGCAGCTGTCCCCCTTCGCCCGGCTTGGCGCCCTGCGCCATCTTGATCTGGATGTCGTCGCTGTGGGTGAGATAGCTCGAGGTGACGCCGAAGCGGCCCGAGGCGACCTGCTTGATCGAGCTGCGTCTCTGCGGGTCCAGCAGGCGGTCGAGGTCCTCACCGCCCTCCCCCGTGTTGGAGCGCCCGCCGATCCGGTTCATCGCAACGGCAAGCGTCTCGTGCGCCTCCTTGCTGATCGAGCCGTAGCTCATCGCGCCGGTGGAGAATCGTTTGATGATCTCGCTGGCCGGCTCCACCTCGTCGATGCTGATGGGTGGCTGCGCCCGGTCGTCGGCGAAGGAGAAGAGACCGCGCAGGGTCATCAACCGCTCAGCCTGCTCGTTCACCCGCGAGGTGTACTGCGTGAAGATGTCGTACCGACGCGCACGGGTGGAGTGCTGCAGGCGGAAGACGGTGTCCGGGTCGAAGAGGTGCGGCTCGCCCTCGCGTCGCCACTGGTACTCGCCGCCGACCTCCAGCCTGCGGTGCGGCAGGCGCACCCCCTCGCGCGGGTAGGCACTGGCGTGCCGGGCCGCGGTCTCGGCGGCGATGACGTCCAGTCCGATCCCGCCGAGCTGGCTGACCGTCCCGGTGAAGTACTCGTCGACGAGGCCCTGCCCGAGCCCCAGAGCCTCGAAGACCTGTGCGCCCCGGTAGGAGGCCACCGTGGAGATGCCCATCTTCGACATCACCTTGAGCACTCCCTTGCCGAGCG
The DNA window shown above is from Janibacter sp. A1S7 and carries:
- the polA gene encoding DNA polymerase I gives rise to the protein MSRLLLLDGHSLAYRAFFALPAENFSTSTGQHTNGVYGFVAMLINVLRDEDPTHVAVAFDVSRATFRSAEYAEYKAGRSATPDAFAGQIPLLQEVLDALNISHLQLEGYEADDIIATLATQGRECGMDVLICSGDRDTLQLIDEHTTVLYPRKGVSDLARMTPAAVTDKYGVGPERYSDLAALVGEASDNLPGVPGVGPKTAAKWITAHGDLQGIVAAVDQIGGKAGQSLRDNLDQVLRNRRLNALVRDAPVPLEVADVERREWDREKVHTLFDSLEFRVLRDRLFSTFDTAETEVSGGIEVDGTLLAEGEVAGWLAEHAAGRLGVEVIGEWGRGTGEVSGLGLATVDGTAAFVSVPGLDGADEKALRDWLADTERPKVLHDAKGPMLALAASGLPLAGLAVDTAIAAYLVRPDQRSYDLADLAVRHLGRDLSGGDEEPRDQGMLDFSADDTEAGRGAMVRATAAAELADVLEAQVEETGGTELMRAVELPVVGVLAQMETAGIAVDRAALDGLESDFAGKVAAAQADAWAAIGDEQINLGSPKQLQAVLFDTLGLPKTRKTKTGYTTDADALADLYAKTEHPFLEALLRHRDATRLRVTVEGLIKSIADDGRIHTTYQQTIAATGRLSSTDPNLQNIPIRTEEGRRIREVFVVGPGFETLMSADYSQIEMRVMAHLSGDEGLIEAFRTGEDLHRFVGARVFSVPPEEVSPEMRSKVKAMSYGLAYGLSAFGLSKQLGISTAEASGLMEEYFERFGGVRDYLEEIVDRARATGYTETMLGRRRYLPDLNSDNRQRRQMAERMALNAPIQGSAADIMKVAMLRVDEALTRTALSSRVLLQVHDELVIEVASGEAEQVEELVRAEMGAAVEMDVPLDVSIGLGDSWHDAAH
- a CDS encoding PaaI family thioesterase translates to MTETSAPRGKTAFSLDELNAHRGALPERMGIEILEASPERVVARMPVEGNTQPYGILHGGASVVLAETVGSIGSAMHGAGSGKISVGLDINATHHRAARAGWVTATAVPVTLGGTLACYDITITDDSGRRTCTSRLTCLLRDQPPGA
- a CDS encoding DUF554 domain-containing protein — its product is MDFIGAGTVLNVITVVIGALAGMAIGGRLPQATRDVVTDCLGLVTLLMAALSVMEVLSPALTAAVGSSAPVLIVLGSLLVGSILGSLAGIERRLEALAGRVQGYLGRGRSDHDARERFIEGWLTASLLFCVGPLTILGSLDDGLGRGIDKLALKSALDGFAALAFASTFGIGVLMSAVSVAVVQGSLTIAGVALGAVLPEAHIAALTATGGLILVGIALRLLRIRQIPVGDMLPALVVAPVLTHLVVVLG
- a CDS encoding ANTAR domain-containing response regulator, whose product is MTAQTDGRQGQRVLLAEDEALIRLDLAEMLTEAGYEVVGQASNGEEAVSLAESLQPDLIIMDIKMPVMDGLTAAETIGEQRICPVIMLTAFSQKELVERARDAGVMAYIVKPFTVSDVTPAVEVALSRWAELKALESEVADLGERLETRKAVEKAKGVLMKKLKISEAEAFRWIQKTAMDRRLGMREVADAVVSGMDRA
- the pyk gene encoding pyruvate kinase, with product MRRAKIVSTLGPSTSTPDRIRELVTAGVDVARFNLSHGDHSIHEANYRSVRAASDAVGRAVGVLVDLQGPKIRIGRFADGPIHLKAGDHFTISTRDVRGDQQIVGTTYPGLTDDVAAGDRVLVDDGKISLTVREVDGTEVRCVVVYGGPLSDNKGINLPGAAVSAPALSEKDEEDLRWALGLRADYIALSFVRSPRDIGRVHEIMDEVGVRLPVIAKIEKPQAVDALEAIIDAFDGIMVARGDLGVEMPLEEVPIVQKRAVELCRQRAKPVIVATQVLESMIDNARPTRAEASDAANAVLDGADALMLSGETAVGKFPVEVVTTMSRIIEATEEEGLGRIRDLMAPPASQGGVVTAAAAEVGEALGVKYLIAFTQLGGSARRLAQVRSGLPMLAFSPVQDTRSQLSLVWGIQTFLTGPVTHTDQYALQVDEHLLGLGWVTEGDLVVIVAGSPPGVPGSTNALRVHRIGDARNKTAVAYEEDAATVDGALPGGMG
- a CDS encoding glutamate synthase subunit beta, translating into MADPHGFLTTRERELPARRPVDVRIKDWKEVYEEQQSGELQRQAGRCMDCGIPFCHSGCPLGNLIPEWNDLARRGDWHDAIERLHATNNFPEFTGRLCPAPCETACVLGINQPAVTIKQVEVTIIEQAFGRGDVPPQIPDRLTGKTVAVVGSGPAGLAAAQQLTRAGHTVAVYERADAPGGLLRYGIPEFKMEKRIVDRRIQQMKAEGTRFRSGVDVGGELTGQQLRDRYDAVVLATGATVPRDLPVPGRALDGVVQAMDFLPPANRVALGEEVEGQVTAADKDVIIIGGGDTGADCLGTSLRQGARSVTSLEIMPQPGPERPDSQPWPTYPMLFRVASAHEEGGERVYAVSTTEIIGDEHGAVSGLRLTEVERTDSGFEPVAGTERVLPAQLVLLAMGFLGPEPEGIVAQLDLTTDERSNIVRGRDYQSDVPGVFVAGDAGRGQSLIVWAIAEGRAAAQGVDAFLMGSSQLPRPVDPTDRPLTA